GAGCAGGATGGCCATCAATGCCGCAGTGGTCTGTTCCCCGGTGGCCAGCAGTACATCCAGTTCCCGTTTGTCCGGCGTGATTGCCGCCTGCCGGGCCAGAGAAATCAGTTTGTCTGTCACGCCTGCCATGGCAGAGAGCACCACCACCATCTGATCACCGGCTTCATGGGCCTTGATCACCCGGTCCGCCACCCGGGATATCCGCTGGATATCCGCCACGGATGTGCCCCCGTATTTCTGTACTCGAAGTGCCATCAAAAACTCCCAAAAAAAATTGGTTTCACTATTTACGAAAACAAACTGCTTAGCATGTTTGTACCGGTCTGTCCAGAGGCAAAAAAAGATATGACCCGGTGATATGCGGGATCAAATTCAAAGGTCAGTTCCAGGTCAAATGCAAACCGGTCATCCTTGAGCAGGGCCGGCCACTCCACCACAATCACGGCATCAATGCCGGTGAGATCGTCAAACCCGATATGTGCCAGTTCTTCCACCGAGGTTAAGCGGTACAGATCCAGATGGCATAACCGCAATTGATTGGCAGCCGGATATTCATTGATAAGCGTGAACGTGGGGCTGGTGATGGCATAACGCGCATCCACCCCCAGTCCCCGGGCCAGGCCTTTGACAAAAGTGGTTTTACCGCATCCCAGATCTCCGGTCAGGGCAATGGCCACCGGGCCGGTCACGGCCCGGCCCAGGCGAAAGCCCAAATCCCGGGTCTGGGCATCGGTTTGCGTGATGATCTGATGGGTCATGTCAGGTGCCTGTGGATGATTTCAGGAATGGTCCGGATCATGTCTTTTGCCAGAAACCCGAATCCTCCGAAGGTGTCGGCCAGCAGATCCCCGCACAGTCCATGGATAAAAACCCCGGCCAATGCGGCATTTTCCAGAGAAAATCCCTGGGCCGCCAGTCCGGCGATCATACCGGTGAGCACATCCCCCATGCCGCCGGTGGCCATGCCCGGGTTTCCGGCAGGACACAGAAACATCCGGCCGTCCGGCAAGGCGATCAGGGTCTGGGCCCCTTTGAGCACCAGGATGACATTGAATTTCTGTGCAAAGGCCCGGGCCGTGCCGGGCCGGTCGGCCTGGACCTGTGCCGTGGTGATGCCGGCCAGCCGGGCCATCTCTCCGGGATGCGGCGTGAGCACGGCCGGGGACTTCCGGGAGCAAAGCACGGCCGGGTTGTCGGCCAGGCAGTTGATGGCATCCGCATCCATGATCAAAGGAAGGGAGCAGGTTTCCACCAGTGAGGTCACCAGTTTCTGGGTGTCCGGATCCGTGCCCAGTCCCGGCCCTAAGGCCAGAGCCTGCCGGTTTTCAGCCAGGGCCAGAATCCGGTCCAGCCCGTCCGGCGCCAATGTGCCGGATGCGGTTTCCGGCAACGGCACGGTCATGGGCTCCACCACCAGCGTTTCCACCACGGGATTGATTTGTTCCGGTACGCCCACGGTCACCAGACCGGTGCCGATCCGTTTGGCGGCATTGGCGCACAGGGCCGCGGCCCCGGTTTTTCCGGGCGATCCGGCCAGGACCAGCAGGTGACCGAAACTGCCCTTGTGGGTGTTAAACGCCCGGGCCGGGAACAACGGGGCAATGGTTTGTTTTTCCATCACCTGGAACCCAAGATCCTGTTTCCCGGCGGCAAATCCGGGGATGCCGATGTCAATGACCTGCAATTGCCCGGTATATTCGTTGCCCGGATACAGGATATGTCCGGTCTTGGCAAATCCAAACGTGGCTGTGGCCGCCGCGTTGATGCACACCCCGCAGACCGCGCCGGTGTCGGCATTGAGACCCGAGGGGATATCCACGGCAAATACCGGTTTTTTGGTCTGGTTGATGCACTGGATCACTGTTTTAAACATTCCCCGGACATCTGAATTCAACCCGGTGCCGAAAACAGCATCCACAAACAGGTCATGATGTGTCAGCCGGGTTTTTTCCCGGTCCAGTGCGGCGGCATCCGGGATTTCCACCACCGCACAATCCGGAAAATAAGGCAGCAGTTTTTCCACCAGATCCATGTTGGCTTTGGCATCCCCTTTGACCCGGTCCCGGGCCGACAATAGAAACACGGTCACGGGAATCTGCTTTTCCATGAGATACCGGGCCATGACCCAGCCGTCTCCGCCGTTGTTTCCCCGGCCCGCCACCACCGCCACCCGGGTCGCCGGGGTGGGGCCGCAGGTTTCCAGGAAAAACTTCACCGCCCCCCGTCCGGCATTTTCCATGAGCACCCGTCCGGGAATGCCGAACTCTTCAATGGTATACCGGTCCATCTTTTGCATCTGTTCTGCTGTGACGATAAACATGTCTGTTCACTCCATGTATTCTAAGGTTCAGATTTTACAATGGTCAGAACGGCCTCAGGGGTTTCGATCACATCCCCGTGCCGGATTTTTCTTCGCTTCCGGGTTTCTGTCTCCCCGTTCACCCGCACCTGACCGTCCTGAATCCGGAATTTGGCTTCCCCGCCGCTGGCGGCCAGGTTCTCAAATTTCAGGATTTTATGCAGTTCCACGGGTTCCATGGTGATCTCAACCATCCGCCGGACCTTGTTGTCATCTGTCATGATTCATCCTTTCTGAAAAAAGCTTCCGGTCCGCTGTCACCACCGGGCCCCGGCAAGTCTGCCAGAATGGCTGGTCAACTTGATTTTTTCTTTTTTTTGTCTTTAACCAGGTATGAGTTCCCAGGGCCTCTTTTTAACTCAAACAGATCAATGGCCTTGATAAGGCTGCTTAAGTTTTTATAACCATAATTTCTTGTATCAAAAGAAGTTTTATTGGATATATGTGATCCCACCGGACCCAGCGCGGCCCAGCCATTATCTTCTTCCGTCGCTTCTATCGCCTGCCTCAGCAGGTTGAGCAGTTTTGTATCGGATTTCAGATTTTTGGTTTTTTCAGGCACCGACCCATTCTGTTTGGGTGCTGCATCAAGATATAAGAACTTGGAACACGCGTTAACAAATGGGGAAGGGGTTTTCCGCTCTCCAAAACCCAAAACGACCTTACCCTCTGCAAGCGCGCGTGTCACCATGGGTGTAAAATCACAGTCTGATGACACAAAGCACATCACATCGATGTTTTTGGTATACATGACATCCATTGCATCGATGACCAAAGCAATATCTGACGCATTTTTGCCCTTGGTCAGATCATACTGCTGTATCGGCTGTATGGCGTATTCATTCAATAAATCTTCCCAGGATTTAAGGGTAGGGCTTTTCCAGTTACCATACGCTTTTCTGATCGTGACAACTCCGTATTTTGCCACTTCACTGAGTACTTCTTCAAATTTGCTTGCGGGAGCATTATCTGCATCGATAAACAACGCGATTTTTTGACTGTTTTCATTCATTGATAATAGACTCCTTTTTATAATTTACCGCCGGAGTGATCTGCCTGACCGCACAAACCACCCGTCACGCTGAAACGTTTGAATTACTCTGTCACATGCAGCACTAACGCATAAACCCTTTTCATCTCTTAATGTTTTTCTGCTTTTTTCGGTGCATCATCACGGTTTTACAATGTTTGGCAAACTGTTTGTCTTTTTGCCTTTTCTCCACATAGGACATGTCATTGAAAATGGATTCCCGGATCATTTTCATGTAATTCTGGTATCTTTTTTCGGACAAGGTGCCCTTTTTTACCGCCTCTAACACCGCACACCCTTTTTCATTGGAATGAGAACAGTCTTTGAACCGGCACTTTCCGGCCAGCGCGGTGATTTCTGCAAAAGTTTCATCCAGGCCCGTTTCCACGGAAAAATTCTCAAGCTCCCGCATTCCCGGCGTGTCCACCACCATTGCGCCGCCGGTCAGTGTGATCAGCTGTCTGGACGTTGTGGCATGCCGGCCCTTGCTGTCCTTTTCCCGGACGGTTTTGGTCTTGAAAACTGATTCACCGATGAGATGGTTCAAAAGCGTGGTCTTGCCGACACCGGATGATCCTAATAAGCAAAAGGTCAACCCTGGTTTCAGAAGATTCTTGACATGTTCCAGGCCGGATTCATTGTTGTTGCTGAACGGCAGGACCTGCAACTGCGGCATGATCTCATGAATCTGACCGATCCGGCCGGCGATCTCGTCGGAAGTCAGAAGGTCGCTCTTGCTCAACAACACCACCGGCCGGATGCTGCTTTCATTGACCATCACCAGATACCGCTCCAGGCGTCTTAAATTGAAATTGTCATCCAGCGACTGGACAATGAATGCCGCATCAATGTTGGCGGCGATCAATTGAAATTCAATTTTCTTGCCCGGGGTTTTCCGTTTCAGCAGGGTTTTTCTCCGGATGATCTCATGGATGATGGCAAATGTGTTTCCATCGTACAATTTGACCAGCACCCAGTCCCCTACCGCCGGATAGTCCACAGGAGAAGCCGCACTGAACAGCAGTTTTCCCACCAGCTCCGCCGGAACATCATCTAACCCGCTGGTGATGGCATACCGGTCTTTGTGCACCGCAATCACCCGGGCGATCTCAAATTCCGCCGAACGTTCGGGATCGACCTGGTCCTGGAACCATTTTTCAAAGCCGAGTTTTTCTATGGTATGTAAGTTTCTTATCATGATCATATTTTAGACCCATCATCACTGCATTTATACTCCCTAAATCCTGATATCAGGTCTTTGAAACTCCTTGGTTTATAACTCTTGAAGCTTTCTTCATCAACAAACACATAGTCGTAATTGATATCCGTTTGTGCTTTGTTGATATCTTCACACCATTCATGTAACCGTTTCATCTTCAGCGGCACATCAAGGTCTTCAAGCCCCTTTGTCTCAACGATGACAACAGAAGTTGAAGACTGTTTTACAATAAAATCAGGATAGTAATTTGAAATGTTGCCGTCGGCATTCACATAATCAATTTGAAAATGTACAGCCATATAATTTTTTACA
Above is a window of Desulfotignum balticum DSM 7044 DNA encoding:
- the tsaE gene encoding tRNA (adenosine(37)-N6)-threonylcarbamoyltransferase complex ATPase subunit type 1 TsaE, which produces MTHQIITQTDAQTRDLGFRLGRAVTGPVAIALTGDLGCGKTTFVKGLARGLGVDARYAITSPTFTLINEYPAANQLRLCHLDLYRLTSVEELAHIGFDDLTGIDAVIVVEWPALLKDDRFAFDLELTFEFDPAYHRVISFFASGQTGTNMLSSLFS
- a CDS encoding bifunctional ADP-dependent NAD(P)H-hydrate dehydratase/NAD(P)H-hydrate epimerase translates to MFIVTAEQMQKMDRYTIEEFGIPGRVLMENAGRGAVKFFLETCGPTPATRVAVVAGRGNNGGDGWVMARYLMEKQIPVTVFLLSARDRVKGDAKANMDLVEKLLPYFPDCAVVEIPDAAALDREKTRLTHHDLFVDAVFGTGLNSDVRGMFKTVIQCINQTKKPVFAVDIPSGLNADTGAVCGVCINAAATATFGFAKTGHILYPGNEYTGQLQVIDIGIPGFAAGKQDLGFQVMEKQTIAPLFPARAFNTHKGSFGHLLVLAGSPGKTGAAALCANAAKRIGTGLVTVGVPEQINPVVETLVVEPMTVPLPETASGTLAPDGLDRILALAENRQALALGPGLGTDPDTQKLVTSLVETCSLPLIMDADAINCLADNPAVLCSRKSPAVLTPHPGEMARLAGITTAQVQADRPGTARAFAQKFNVILVLKGAQTLIALPDGRMFLCPAGNPGMATGGMGDVLTGMIAGLAAQGFSLENAALAGVFIHGLCGDLLADTFGGFGFLAKDMIRTIPEIIHRHLT
- a CDS encoding RNA-binding S4 domain-containing protein, which produces MTDDNKVRRMVEITMEPVELHKILKFENLAASGGEAKFRIQDGQVRVNGETETRKRRKIRHGDVIETPEAVLTIVKSEP
- a CDS encoding NYN domain-containing protein; translation: MNENSQKIALFIDADNAPASKFEEVLSEVAKYGVVTIRKAYGNWKSPTLKSWEDLLNEYAIQPIQQYDLTKGKNASDIALVIDAMDVMYTKNIDVMCFVSSDCDFTPMVTRALAEGKVVLGFGERKTPSPFVNACSKFLYLDAAPKQNGSVPEKTKNLKSDTKLLNLLRQAIEATEEDNGWAALGPVGSHISNKTSFDTRNYGYKNLSSLIKAIDLFELKRGPGNSYLVKDKKKKKSS
- the rsgA gene encoding ribosome small subunit-dependent GTPase A; this encodes MIRNLHTIEKLGFEKWFQDQVDPERSAEFEIARVIAVHKDRYAITSGLDDVPAELVGKLLFSAASPVDYPAVGDWVLVKLYDGNTFAIIHEIIRRKTLLKRKTPGKKIEFQLIAANIDAAFIVQSLDDNFNLRRLERYLVMVNESSIRPVVLLSKSDLLTSDEIAGRIGQIHEIMPQLQVLPFSNNNESGLEHVKNLLKPGLTFCLLGSSGVGKTTLLNHLIGESVFKTKTVREKDSKGRHATTSRQLITLTGGAMVVDTPGMRELENFSVETGLDETFAEITALAGKCRFKDCSHSNEKGCAVLEAVKKGTLSEKRYQNYMKMIRESIFNDMSYVEKRQKDKQFAKHCKTVMMHRKKQKNIKR